TGGGTCGGTCGTCGTGATCATAGCAACGCCGCTGAAGTAACACGTCCCGGAGCCCATCCCCATGCCGTGGTAGTACGCGTTGAAGGCGTACGTCGCATGCGCCTCCACGGTGTCCGGGTCGTAGCACGGCTGCCCCTGCATCAGCAGGGAGCAGTCCACCTTCCCCGGGCCGCAGGCCCAGTCCAGCGCCGCCTGCAGCATCTTCGAGTCCGCGCCATCCCGCGCCACGCAGTAGGTCTGGTTCGTCGTGTCGTTGGCGAGCAGCACGCCGGATCCCGTCAGGTGCAGGGTGTACGCCGGGATGCCGTTCATGTCGAACAGCCCCCAGTACTTCTCCGACGTCGACCCGGGCCGCGCGTCCTCGTCGTACAGCTCGTAGATGTACGTCGGCACGGCCACTCCGGGGTGCTTCGGCGTGCCGGTGCTGTTCATCACGTGCCGGATGAGGTTGCTGTTGTACGTGTTGGCGTTGTCGGACGTGGCGTCGGGCTCGGAGGAGGGGTCGCCCTTGTGCGGCCACCCGGTCTCCGTCACCATGACCGGCACGTTGGTGACGTTGAGGTACGCCATGGCGAAGTAGGCGGCGTCCACGACGGCGTCAAAGACGTTGGTGTAGTGCAGCAGGGTGTTAGCGTCCACCGCCTCCTTGTTCGGCGGTAGCGGCCGGAACAGCGAGTAGTCCAGTGGGATGACGCCGTTGGAGCGCATGTAGTCGTAGTACGGGTACACGTTGAGCATGAGCGGCGATCCCGTGGACTGCAAGAACTTGAGCATCGGCACGAGCACGTTGTCCAGCGACCGGTTGAAGAAGGCCTGGGACGGCGGGAACGAGTCGAGGATGATGGACGACGAGTGCGGCGTCGAGATCTTGATGTACCGGTCGAGCGCCGCGGCCACCAGCGCGTTCTGGAGGTACCGCATGGCGGGCATGAGCAGCGGCGCGGCATTGGGCACCGTGGAGAGCACCTCGGAGCCGACGGCAATGGCCGTGATGTTCACGCCCGGGTAGTGCGCAGCCACGTTGCGCGCGACCCAGTTGGCCGCCGTGGCGTTGGAGTTGCCGATGGCGAGCAGCTGCTCGTTGGGGACGGAGACGATGACGCGGATGCCGGTGTTGGCGAGCGCCGCGAGCATCGCCGGGTCGGCGTCGTAGAGGCGGACGTGGCGGATGTTCTGCGAGCGGAGCAGCGTCGTGATCTGCGTCGGAGACGGCACCGATGACATGGTCGTGCCAATGTTCACGCCGATGAATGCACCTGCGCGCCATGACAATAAAAGAAATATCAAAAGGTTAGAAATTACTACTACAATGGTAAAAAAAACCGCGTCACAGATTTACTATCGCATGTCATCAGCATCAAATGGAGATAAATTTCATTTGTTGTTGATTAATGCGAGACAAGAAGTGCATTGTAAGGCAGGAATCAGGTAGaagaaaatacattttttaaGCGAAGTTGGTGAACAAGAAATTAAGAATTGTTGCACACTAGAAAACAACAAAGCACAAAGCAGCATATCAGTTTTCCTATTAAAAACAAAATGAGAAATCGCGATTTGGGAGAGGACGCCAAGATAGCTGCAAAGCACAGGACAAGGCATCTTGGTACGGAGAAAGAGGTTGGAAACAGGAGCCACCACCCAGTGCCTGCCTCCGGCCACCCTAGGCATCTGCTCCCTGCGCACAGACGAGGGCCGGTTCACTGCGCAGCCACAGCCACAGCTGGAACGCATACGCGAAGGACGTGACTTAAAAACTTACCCATGGCCCAGCAGGCCTGCACGGCAAGAACAAGGCACTGCCAGGTGGTCCCAGAAACGACACCCTTTGCCCCAGCGGTCAAAACGCGATACACCGCACGCTGCGACAGTGTAGTACCGCCTGACAGCCGCGCAGGCCAATCAACAGGTGATCCGTGATGATGATTACTGGGTCATTAATGCTGAGCCAGCCTCTTGATTAACAACGAATCCAGCCACGCCCCCACAGTGGAGGTCAAAGGAGCGACTGCCACTAATTACTCTGACCACGAGTAACACAGAcgaaacaggaaaaaaaatctacgCAAATGTGCTGCATACCCTACTGCAGCACTGTCTGAAAAGCTATCACTGTCTCCGATATGGATCTCGTTTAATTCATGCTTGTTACTTTGATATATATAATTAGCGTTTAGCTAAGGACAGATGACGTCTCCCTTGCAGTACCCTGCGTACAATTTTTTTCCCGACGAAACACTGCACAATCTTTGCCAGCCCATTGGCATTTGCATGGTACTGCATGTGGTACTAGTGTACAACTCCACTGATTTGATATTGGTAGGAACATCGAGTATGCAAAAAAGATGAAGCGAAGGGCAGACAAGTAGGGCCTATAAAGGATGAGCCATTGTACAAACTCGGAGCCAACCCTCTTTCTGCTAAACCTACGCGCAGAGCGATCAGGAGATTCATACCAGGCTGTTGCAAACTTTTCTAGTAGAAAGCTGGGCTTAACAGCATATAACCTACTAGTTTAATTGATGCAATACTAGTTGAGCAAGTATAGTATATACTAGTATTCCTTCCCATAGCGACAAGTAGAAATTATTCCAGACCGGCTAATACTGATATGATAATGACAGTGGATGTTCCTACCAACGTGCATAAACCACCCATACAAGAACTAGTGCACGTGAAGGGAGCAACGGACGAACGCTGAGCATGGGGAAACACAGAGAAGGGAGGAATCCCAGGGGAGACGAAGTGGACAAGCACAGACGAGAGAACCCCAGGATGCCTAGTCAAATCCAAGCCCCAAAAGTTAGCTACTGGCCAACTAAGCTCGCAGGCTGTTCCAGTAACTGGATTAATCCTACTTCAGATTAAAAGTTCCCGCGCTTAGGTGTTTATTGATATTAATACATTGCTGAGAAAAGAGCAAATGGTGGAACTGATACTAGGCCAAACCGCAAGAGGACAAACTCGATCTGAAGGGAAAGGACACCACTCCATCGACCAGTCTCAATCACACCGAGCCTGGGACTCCAGGATTCCGGCGAGAAAACCAGCTAAAACGCAGCAGCAGAGAAGCGCGGAAGCGACGAACGGAATGGGAGATCGATCCGTGCCATCCACAACCAAGAACGGCGAGATGGAGCAAACACATCCACAGCGGTCCACAGCGGCTATAATAACAGATCAAAAGAAAGAGCAAGAGGAGTTCTCACCATCTTCACCGTGGACCGCTGAGACGGCCAGCAGCAGgagtaagaagaagaagaccagcTTCTTCATGTTGCCGCAAGAAAAGCAAAGGAACTTGCAGCCTCCCTGTCTCTTcgatctttctctctcttcgcCTACTGATCTCTCTCCAACGGGTAAGAAGCAAAGCGCCTACCGCCTTTACTGCAACCTCCAAACTGCCTGAACCACACGATACGGGGTGGTGGATGCCGAGAAGAGCAAGCCAGGAACTGGAAGGGGGAAGAAGAGAGATTGAAGAGATGGAAAAGAAGTGAAAGGAAGTGGAGCGAGAGGTGTGGCAAGTGGGGTTATCAACATGAGAATACACAAAAGGAGGGGCTTTTGTACAAAAGTGGGGCCAGAAGCCCAGAACCCAATGGAGGAGGAGCCCACCGAGGTGTCGAGACTGTATGACAGTTTGAGTACCCACTGGCGCGATAAATCTGAGTGACATCTGGGCCCAAAATGCTTCCCGTCCCACCTGTCAGTGAGGAAGCTTTCTCTCCGGGAGCAATCGCGTTTAGCCGGGTAGCAGCACGGATCACGTGGCGCATGTCAGGCATCCAACGGCTGTGACGCGATCTCGGGGGCGCCACGAGGCGGTGGTACTGGTTTCTCGTCGCGCACCCGTCCAGTCCCGACCCATGCGTGAGATGTCGACCACAGGAAAATGGAGACCTCACCTGTCAGTAACTCAGTATCCGTAACCTCCGGTCGGCTTTTCCATCTCTGGGACAAAGGCAAAGACACGAACAAACCCCGAGAAAGCACAGCCACCGCCACCGACGCGTGGGGCCAGTTACCTGGGCCCGCATGTCAGATACTGCGGGGCGCCAGGTGCATGGCGACAGTGCCGCTGACGGGCGGGCTCGCTGtacgaggaggaggccgggccCCGTCCCGTCTGACGTGTCGAGGCAACGGTCAAATTTTGCGAGCGCCCAACCGGTGGTGGCAGAAAGGAAGCGAGGGCTTGGGCTGGGCTTTTCTCCTATGTAGTTCCGTTAGGCTGGGATCGGGTGCGCGGCGCTCGTGGCGACGACGATGCTCACTGGGTCCTTCGGCTTTCGGCCCTAACGGTCGTCTTCCCATGCGTCGCCTCGGCGGCACGCACGTCGTGCGTACGAACACGGCTGATACAGCGCAGCGCTTTTTCATCTTTGGCTTGGGGTTTTGGTTTTGGATGCCAGTGTCTTAGTCTGCTGGAAGGACGTGTCCAGAAGTGGCCACACAGCGGCCTGGCACGGCACAAGTTTATTTAGATACGCACTATTTAGGTATAACTTAGTTAGGTCTATTAGTTAAATATGTTATGCTGTGCCGGTTCACGCGTCACGATGCTAGTCTAGACACGGTATATTTAGGATCGGGTAATGTCTTGTAGGTCCGCGGCATAGTAAATCtaatgttgttttttttttctcggcccagaaacacataaaaataaaaaatcaaaaaccaaaaaatgtgATAATGGAACTTATGGAGACGAGCACTCTACCACTGTAATATGTATCTTTTTTGTGTATTAGAGATAAATACATTAtataaaatcttataaaaatagaaaaaacttaaACGAGTTGTGCCGACCCGACGTGCCGCTACtccagcccaggcacggcccaccTAGTCGTGCCGTGTCATGCATAGGTCGGACCGTTTTTCTTGTGCCTCAGGCTGGCCCATTAGGTCCGGTCCAATTAGCCACCTTTAGTCGTGTCAAATGGTACTTCGTTTTGTCAGGAGTAAATCTCTGACAACGATTTCGGGGTGTACCGAATGACGGATGTGTGATCTGTGTTTTGGGTGTGTGCATGAGAATAAGTGTGTATGCTACTTAAGAATATGAGAATGAGTGTCAAATGGTACTCACGAAGTCTGTTTTTATGTTACAAAGATCTCTTCCTCCCAAGTTGGACTCCCTTCCCTTTATATTCTAAAGGAATAGGAGccttacatgtgggtccaatAAAAGGGCTCATGCTTGCCTATATGGTCAGTCTAAGCTATCATTACAGGGCacacatgtgttgtgcctgctCTGGAGCACTATAGTGCATGTCCCATCCATCGGCCGTATCCCCGCTCATCACTCCCGAGTCGCCCGACCTACCCTGTTCCATCGGTGGTTTCCCACGTGGCCTGCCACTCTCCATGTTGCGTTTGCGAGCCCATCCCGCAGCAATTAATGTAGCAGCACGGGACACGGAAGCTCTGTGCTGGCCTCGGTCGCCTCAGCCGGAGTGGAGCACCTGGGGAAAAAAACAACATGAGTAGTGGTATTAAATGAGAGTCAACCGGTTAGACGAGTATCTGTCCCGCGACTAGTAAAGGTTGGTCGCGGGAATTCCAGTGAAGGTTAGGGTCGTGGTCGCGCTGTGGGCCCAAATTAGAGAAAGAAAACTGGTTTTGCAAGAACTAGCAGTTATGGACCATCCTGGCAGGGgaccctatattctttacatcaatAATAGCCCTCAAGCTCCATCGCGGATACAGTGATCTAAGCAGATCCTCATACGGACGTGGTTGGGTCCGGTTGTACTACTTAAGTACCATGGTGAACACAAGCTTTGCCCAAGGAGTGGTCGGCGACACAGTCCACTTTCGTGACACATTCAGAAAATCGCATCCCGAGGGAGGTTAAACGTCCATAGAGAgagatcgtgggagagagagaaaaggagggCATGCGCAAGGGAGATagtcgtgggagagagaaacattgatgGCCGTTGGACTTCAACGGAATTTCGGTTCCTCATCCAGCCCCTCGGAACTCGAGGCAGCGGGACCGAGTCGATCCTATAAATAAGAGGACAAAGAGCCTCCGAAAACCCCTCCGCACTCCAAGCCTTGCGCCAGAGCCTATTGCCTCTGACCTCCACACGTACCTCTCGCCAAAACCACCATCGTACACCCATGGTGTCACACACCAGAAAGGAGCATGACTTCCCCAAGTCTAAGTGCACTGTtgtgaagctgaagcagatgtatgaGAATCGCTTGCTTCCATGTCGCCTATCCTCAGGATATTGCCCTAGGGGGACTTCCCTACTCCCCGCTAATGGGAGATCATGATCTTTGTCTCGTCCTTTTTGGTGGGTCTCATTCCGTCCTTCTCCGAGTTCTTTACCACCGTCATCTCATTCTATGATATATGTcaccatctcaaccccaactccatcatcatgctgagcatattcgctcacatgtgcgagaactTCATTAGGATCGAGCCATGCCTTGATCTCTTCAGGTTTTTCTACATAGTCAGGTTGTAGCCCGGGCCAGCCACTAGGAATTATGGCTTTCATCTCCGTGATTGCATCGTGAGCTCCTATCTAGAGGTGAATCTCAAATCATCGTGGTCGGCCAAGAGGGAagagtggttctacctcatgACCGACGACTCTTTTGACAACCTCCGTATGCCAGGTGCGCTGGTGTGCCTTGCAGAGAACTGGGGAAGCTCTCCCACACCGAGCGCAGAACTACTGTCCCTCACCAGCTAGGTTAAAACGCTCAAGAAAACCGACCTATCGGGGTCAAACGTCGTTcgcgacttcatcaagcgccggttGTGTCCCTTATGGCAAAGAGCACACCCGGCCTACCTATACATCGGGAGTGATGATGGCACCCGAGAGAGCTCCAGATATAACATCACAGTCGTCCCCTTAGCTCTAGATGCTGGTC
The nucleotide sequence above comes from Phragmites australis chromosome 4, lpPhrAust1.1, whole genome shotgun sequence. Encoded proteins:
- the LOC133916620 gene encoding glucan endo-1,3-beta-glucosidase 3-like encodes the protein MKKLVFFFLLLLLAVSAVHGEDGAFIGVNIGTTMSSVPSPTQITTLLRSQNIRHVRLYDADPAMLAALANTGIRVIVSVPNEQLLAIGNSNATAANWVARNVAAHYPGVNITAIAVGSEVLSTVPNAAPLLMPAMRYLQNALVAAALDRYIKISTPHSSSIILDSFPPSQAFFNRSLDNVLVPMLKFLQSTGSPLMLNVYPYYDYMRSNGVIPLDYSLFRPLPPNKEAVDANTLLHYTNVFDAVVDAAYFAMAYLNVTNVPVMVTETGWPHKGDPSSEPDATSDNANTYNSNLIRHVMNSTGTPKHPGVAVPTYIYELYDEDARPGSTSEKYWGLFDMNGIPAYTLHLTGSGVLLANDTTNQTYCVARDGADSKMLQAALDWACGPGKVDCSLLMQGQPCYDPDTVEAHATYAFNAYYHGMGMGSGTCYFSGVAMITTTDPSHGSCVYAGKNGTSLLNGTSLAPSSNSTAGDSGAHRAIGDVSSLVRIVVAALLLSVLLL